The following are from one region of the Salmo trutta chromosome 22, fSalTru1.1, whole genome shotgun sequence genome:
- the midn gene encoding midnolin — translation MDQHPSARSCTSRGAPSCEAVPSEPSMNLYIHSTTGTRFELSLPLEETVEGLKRRLSQRLKVPKERLTLLHKETRLSSGKLQDLGISDGSKLTLVPTVEAGLMSQASRPEQSVMQALESLTETQVSDFLSGRSPLTLALRVGDHMMFVQLQLAAQQSGGQQLQHRHLIARGGAEGTMGQSTGASGGSTSGHHPRVPTPHHHHPHPHPHPHPQSHSHPHPHLSRPHPVPPPSTSSAAFPPTPSHQPSPPMYPSSSSLSSSHCNTPPAPRPSQLPGSMYNRSHQPFPGRPSPSPGSAPQSTPTAVPCPEANCSAKSPSNGTSASARSSSSSSSRKPGAIIESFVNHAPGVFSGTFSGTLHPNCQDGTGRPRRDIGTILQILNDLLSATRHYQGVPPSLTQLRYQTQCGSPSPASPSPSPPPSPPATTAGIAGISAKATSVPASSPISPPLHPLVQCQSQIRMCKPPGDRVRQTENRATRCKVERLQLLMQQKRLRRKARRDSRAPYHWLPNRKAGRSNSNSSVSSEGSMDLDFDDSVWKPDVKADMKTEFVMA, via the exons ATGGACCAACATCCTAGCGCCCGGAGCTGCACCAGCCGCGGGGCTCCGTCTTGCGAGGCCGTCCCGAGTGAACCCTCCATGAATTTGTACATCCATTCCACAACCGGCACACGCTTCGAGCTCTCTCTTCCCCTGGAGGAGACTGTGGAAGGACTGAAGAGAAGGCTTTCTCAGAGACTGAAAGTACCAAAAGAAAGACTCACCCTTCTACATAAAGAAAC GCGTTTGAGTTCAGGAAAACTCCAGGACCTAGGGATCTCTGATGGGAGCAAGTTAACCCTTGTACCTACAGTTGAAGCAGGCTTAATG TCTCAAGCATCAAGACCAGAACAGTCAGTGATGCAAGCTTTGGAGAGTTTAACAGAAACTCAG GTCAGTGACTTCCTGTCTGGCCGCTCTCCTCTGACCCTGGCGCTGCGAGTGGGTGATCACATGATGTTCGTCCAGTTGCAGTTGGCAGCCCAGCAGTCTGGAGGGCAGCAGTTACAGCACAGGCACCTCATTGCCCGTGGGGGCGCAGAGGGCACCATGGGACAGTCCACAGGAGCATCTGGAGGGTCCACCAGCGGGCATCACCCCCGCGtccccaccccccaccaccaccacccccatccCCATCCACATCCCCACCCCCAATCCCACTCCCATCCTCACCCCCACCTGTCCCGGCCCCATCCAGTGCCCCCTCCCTCCACCAGCTCAGCAGCCTTCCCCCCTACCCCCTCACACCAGCCCTCTCCTCCCatgtacccctcctcctcctccctctcttcaagTCACTGCAACACCCCTCCTGCTCCTCGTCCCTCCCAGCTGCCCGGCAGTATGTATAATCGCTCCCACCAGCCCTTCCCGGGCCGACCCAGTCCCAGCCCTGGCTCCGCCCCCCAAAGCACCCCCACTGCAGTCCCCTGCCCTGAG gcTAACTGCAGTGCTAAGAGCCCCAGTAATGGCACCAGTGCTTCAGcacgctcctcctcctcctcctcctcccgcaAACCAGGTGCCATTATCGAAAGCTTCGTCAACCACGCTCCTGGGGTCTTCTCAGGGACTTTTTCAG gCACTTTGCATCCTAACTGTCAGGATGGCACCGGGCGGCCCAGGCGAGACATCGGCACCATCCTGCAGATCCTCAACGACCTCCTGAGTGCCACGCGCCACTACCAGGGCGTGCCCCCCTCCCTCACCCAGCTCCGCTACCAGACGCAGTGTGGCTCGCCCTCGCCTGCCTCCCCGTCGCCTTcaccccctccctcacccccagCCACCACCGCTGGCATTGCCGGCATCTCTGCCAAAGCTACCTCGGTGCCTGCCAGCAGCCCCATCTCACCCCCCCTCCACCCGCTGGTGCAGTGTCAGAGCCAGATCCGCATGTGCAAGCCCCCTG gtgaCCGTGTGCGACAGACAGAGAACCGTGCGACACGCTGCAAGGTGGAGCGTCTACAGCTCCTGATGCAGCAGAAGCGCCTGCGCCGCAAGGCGAGGCGGGACTCCAGAGCACCCTACCACTGGCTGCCCAACCGCAAGGCTGGACgcagcaacagcaacagcagcgTGTCCAGCGAGGGATCCATGGACCTCGACTTCGACGACTCGGTGTGGAAGCCCGACGTAAAGGCCGACATGAAGACTGAGTTCGTCATGGCGTAA